The Ancylothrix sp. D3o DNA segment ATATTGGGTAAAATACAATAATGTCTAAATACCTACCTCCTGAATTTAAAAACCTCATTGAGCCCACCTCTATTGCCCTTGCAGCGAGTGTGGAACGTGCCGATATCGCCACTCCCTTGAGTGAGCAATCAATTCCTACAACCTTTGTCCGCAAAGGTGCCAGTGGCGTACCAATTTTATTATTACATGGCTTTGATAGCTCACTTTTTGAATTCCGCCGACTCTTTCCTTTACTCTCAGAAAACCACGAAACTTGGGCGGTTGATTTATTAGGTTTTGGCTTCACAGAACGCCTGGAAAATCTGCCTATCTCCCCCACAGCCATTAAAACCCATCTCTATTATTTCTGGAAAAGTTTAATCAACCGGCCTGTTATTTTAGTCGGCGTTTCTATGGGTGGTGCGGCGGCAATTGATATTGCGTTAACTTACCCAGAAATGGTGCAAAAATTAGTGCTTGTAGACAGTGCTGGGATGACAAGCGGGCCG contains these protein-coding regions:
- a CDS encoding alpha/beta hydrolase produces the protein MMSKYLPPEFKNLIEPTSIALAASVERADIATPLSEQSIPTTFVRKGASGVPILLLHGFDSSLFEFRRLFPLLSENHETWAVDLLGFGFTERLENLPISPTAIKTHLYYFWKSLINRPVILVGVSMGGAAAIDIALTYPEMVQKLVLVDSAGMTSGPAMGKFLISPLGYLATEFLRNPKVRQNISKTAYFDETFASEDAALCAALHLKMPRWNQALIAFTKSGGYRSFIDKLHHLTQPTLILWGENDRILGIKDAAKFETAISGSKLIWIKNCGHVPHLEQPEITARHILEFGI